From a single Ischnura elegans chromosome 7, ioIscEleg1.1, whole genome shotgun sequence genomic region:
- the LOC124162778 gene encoding piggyBac transposable element-derived protein 2-like has translation MATSLTTKEIVYILEGDISDIDISDDEDISEENPDWLLNREAVGPDVMNTEVQGFPNIPDVGLAFEVNKCSDDSDDDDMPLAQRYPHLMNQSQRKVNRSLWTYEDLGYVDSSCDSQFSPPPDEISTPFSYFKLFVDNDMISNIVEQTNLYSVQEKCQNVNTNDKEIHQLLGIHMIMSIVTMPSYSMFWSEKSRYGQIADVMSRNRFKTLRGNLHFNNNDNMLSRDDPAYDKLFKIRPFLNALRKNFLKVEPEEHNSVDEFMIPLKAHTALKQYMKSKPHKWGVKVFARAGVSGFVYDFEIYLGKQTNVKESGLGISGDIVIRLAENIPKHKNFKLYCDNWFSSPKLFSQLRKDGILAAGTIRRNRLGQCTLKSDKELKKQGRGSFDYRLEKSENTFVLKWLDNKPVYLISNFVGAHPVENVRRWSVAEKRYIDVPQPNIVRAYNKHMGGVDKQDMLLELYRTNLKGKRYYLRVIFHFIDLSVVNAWLLYRRHCEQLKEKYMPLIEFKLSVAHALLYFGPNISNKRGRPSSSPSVEGKGVAKRTFTPRPVADVRFDGIDHWPLHVNTKNRCKLCIKSYTRVKCEKCNLPLCFSNEKNCFKTFHVK, from the coding sequence ATGGCGACATCATTGACGACTAAGGAAATAGTGTACATTTTAGAAGGTGACATCTCTGATATTGACATCTCAGATGATGAAGACATCTCAGAGGAAAACCCGGATTGGCTTTTGAATAGAGAAGCAGTCGGACCTGACGTTATGAATACCGAGGTACAGGGTTTTCCGAACATCCCTGATGTCGGACTTGCTTTTGAAGTAAATAAGTGTAGTGatgatagtgatgatgatgacatgccTTTGGCACAACGTTATCCGCATCTAATGAACCAATCGCAGAGAAAAGTAAATAGGTCATTATGGACTTATGAAGACCTAGGTTATGTTGATTCCTCATGTGACTCTCAATTTTCACCACCTCCTGATGAAATTAGCaccccattttcatatttcaagctTTTTGTTGATAATGATATGATAAGTAATATTGTAGAGCAAACTAATCTCTATTCAGTGcaggaaaaatgccaaaatgtaAACACTAATGACAAAGAAATACATCAGCTCCTAGGAATTCATATGATTATGAGCATTGTCACAATGCCAAGTTACTCCATGTTCTGGAGTGAAAAGTCGCGATATGGTCAAATTGCAGATGTCATGTCTCGCAATAGATTCAAAACTTTGCGAGGTAatctacattttaataataatgacaatatgtTGTCCCGTGATGATCCTGCTTacgataaactgttcaaaatccggccatttttaaatgctctaaGGAAAAACTTCCTGAAAGTGGAACCGGAAGAGCATaattcagtggatgaatttatgattCCTTTGAAAGCTCATACAGCATTGAAGCAGTATATGAAAAGCAAACCACACAAGTGGGGAGTGAAGGTTTTTGCTCGTGCAGGGGTTAGCGGATTtgtgtatgattttgaaatttatctgggCAAGCAAACTAATGTAAAAGAATCTGGTCTTGGAATCAGTGGTGATATTGTCATTCGGCTAGCAGAAAATATCCCtaagcacaaaaatttcaaattatattgtgATAACTGGTTTTCCTCGCCTAAACTATTCTCGCAACTAAGGAAAGATGGTATTTTAGCTGCAGGAACTATCCGTAGAAATAGGCTAGGGCAATGCACTTTGAAAAGTGACAAGGAGTTGAAAAAACAAGGGAGGGGTAGCTTTGATTATAGACttgagaaaagtgaaaatacGTTTGTTTTGAAATGGCTGGACAATAAACCAGTGTATTTAATTTCCAACTTTGTTGGGGCTCATCCTGTGGAAAATGTTCGACGCTGGTCTGTAGCAGAAAAAAGGTACATAGACGTGCCACAGCCAAATATTGTTCGTGCGTACAATAAGCATATGGGAGGAGTCGATAAACAAGATATGCTTCTGGAACTTTACAGAACAAACCTCAAAGGGAAGCGTTATTACCTCAGGGTGATTTTTCACTTCATCGACCTCAGTGTTGTAAATGCTTGGCTGTTATACCGCAGACATTGTgagcaattgaaagaaaaatatatgccctTGATTGAGTTCAAATTATCTGTAGCTCATGCATTACTCTACTTTGGTCCCAATATCTCTAATAAGAGAGGAAGACCATCTTCATCACCGAGTGTGGAGGGAAAAGGAGTGGCGAAAAGAACTTTTACACCACGGCCGGTGGCCGATGTTCGATTCGATGGGATTGATCATTGGCCTTTGCatgtaaatactaaaaatagatgtaaattgtgcataaaaagttATACGCGAGTGAAGTGCGAGAAATGCAACTTACCATTGTGCTTCTCcaacgaaaaaaactgtttcaaaacttttcatgtaaaatga